A stretch of Flavobacterium sp. N1994 DNA encodes these proteins:
- a CDS encoding branched-chain amino acid aminotransferase, giving the protein MMLKTTHEIDIVSAKTSKINEVDFENLAFGNVFTDHMLVCDFKEGQWQKPIIKPYEPFLIDPSAKVFHYGQAIFEGMKAYKDEHDDVWLFRPDQNLDRFNKSAVRMAMPEIPEEIFIGGVKTIVDLERNWVKKGLGNTLYIRPFMIAIGSGVIAQPSTQYRFMIILSPARSYYSGEVKVIIAEHYSRAANGGIGAAKAAGNYSSQFYPQKLAQEQGFQQIIWTDDATHTKLEEAGTMNVFFRINDTIYTAPTSERILDGVTRKSLIDIAHRDGIKVEERSVLVDEIVAGAKDGSLKEIFGAGTAAVVSPIVGFQYQEHYYELPKLENSIALQLKDTLTKIQYKLAEDTFGWTVKV; this is encoded by the coding sequence ATTATGCTAAAAACTACTCACGAAATCGATATAGTTAGCGCTAAGACCTCTAAAATTAACGAAGTTGATTTCGAAAATCTTGCCTTCGGAAATGTATTTACCGACCATATGTTGGTTTGCGATTTTAAAGAAGGACAATGGCAAAAACCTATCATCAAACCTTACGAACCTTTCTTGATTGATCCTTCGGCTAAAGTGTTCCATTATGGGCAAGCTATCTTTGAAGGAATGAAAGCTTACAAAGATGAGCATGATGATGTATGGCTTTTTAGACCTGACCAAAACTTAGACCGTTTCAATAAGTCGGCTGTGCGTATGGCGATGCCTGAAATTCCGGAAGAAATCTTTATTGGTGGTGTAAAAACCATTGTAGATTTGGAACGCAATTGGGTAAAGAAAGGCTTGGGAAATACGTTGTATATCCGTCCGTTTATGATTGCTATTGGTTCGGGAGTGATTGCCCAACCTTCTACACAATATCGTTTTATGATTATCCTCTCTCCTGCTCGTTCTTATTATTCGGGTGAAGTGAAGGTGATTATTGCTGAGCATTATAGTCGTGCTGCTAATGGTGGTATAGGTGCTGCGAAAGCGGCTGGGAATTATTCTTCTCAATTTTATCCACAGAAGTTGGCACAAGAACAAGGATTTCAACAAATCATTTGGACTGACGATGCTACTCATACAAAACTGGAAGAAGCCGGAACGATGAATGTTTTCTTTAGAATTAACGATACTATTTATACTGCTCCTACCAGTGAAAGAATCTTGGATGGTGTTACTCGTAAGAGTTTGATTGACATTGCGCACCGTGATGGCATTAAAGTAGAGGAACGTTCTGTACTAGTTGACGAAATTGTGGCTGGTGCTAAGGATGGTAGCTTGAAAGAAATATTTGGTGCAGGTACGGCTGCGGTGGTGAGTCCTATTGTAGGATTTCAATATCAAGAGCATTATTATGAGTTGCCTAAACTAGAGAACTCTATTGCATTACAATTAAAAGATACATTGACTAAAATACAATACAAACTGGCTGAGGATACTTTTGGGTGGACGGTTAAAGTGTAA
- a CDS encoding DUF4920 domain-containing protein: protein MKNINCILILLALLVGTSVMAQKKAKAFNANDYALFGDKFKVTKILTKDEMLKKYKNLKKGDTIVVQFQSNIKSVCKKKGCWMKMELAGDDDSFVRFKDYGFFVPLNADNSTAIVNGKAFVDVVSVEELKHYAKDGGKSAAEIAKITKPEVTYAFTADGVYIKK from the coding sequence ATGAAAAATATAAATTGTATTCTAATACTGTTAGCACTATTGGTTGGAACTTCCGTAATGGCGCAAAAAAAAGCAAAAGCATTCAATGCTAATGATTATGCTTTGTTTGGCGATAAATTCAAAGTAACCAAGATCCTTACCAAAGATGAAATGCTTAAGAAATACAAAAACCTTAAAAAAGGAGATACTATAGTAGTACAGTTTCAATCTAATATTAAATCGGTTTGCAAAAAGAAAGGCTGCTGGATGAAAATGGAACTAGCAGGCGATGACGATTCTTTTGTACGTTTCAAAGATTACGGCTTCTTCGTTCCCTTAAATGCTGATAATAGCACGGCCATAGTAAATGGTAAAGCTTTCGTAGATGTAGTATCGGTAGAAGAACTAAAACACTATGCCAAAGACGGAGGAAAATCAGCTGCCGAAATAGCTAAGATTACCAAACCAGAAGTAACTTATGCCTTTACTGCCGATGGCGTGTACATCAAAAAGTAA
- a CDS encoding LETM1-related biofilm-associated protein: MINPSAYGWIDKFFIEQQPADQPVLTNEESFYLQTRATGFIFGHIVSFNTIPAIPIANRLPEEISKIGMLNTLYQMYCLTKQDTNETNFIKEAVAFYNLLTPKGFNPLQKMLPTSSDSSKLEKIIHDRVQTNEDLFSKNFSHVITNALLFVDVLAFKKHLEKGSLPDKYFNRIEAIVTSVVSLSLKSKTGISVHDDLLQKLFESSVRYNKFSDKGIVTIDDLDLSYLSNDLEKFYLIDLAGISLWSDEKVENEERYFLFKLGEKLNIPETFIKGSIDFINDFIVKYKNEIPYFNNSNPVKNFYDHTTESVQILIRRNKNRLVKELSESKELMQLLAKSTRRELDKEEKKKIKTQLLDICKTVPSLTIFLLPGGSLLLPILIKFIPQLLPSSFNENEDRE, encoded by the coding sequence ATGATAAACCCCTCAGCTTACGGTTGGATAGACAAGTTTTTTATTGAACAGCAACCCGCTGACCAACCGGTCTTGACCAATGAGGAATCTTTTTACCTTCAAACCCGTGCCACAGGTTTTATATTCGGACACATAGTTAGTTTTAATACTATCCCTGCTATTCCCATTGCCAACAGGCTTCCTGAAGAAATCTCAAAAATAGGTATGCTCAATACATTATACCAAATGTATTGCTTAACCAAACAAGATACAAACGAAACCAACTTTATCAAAGAAGCCGTTGCCTTTTATAATTTGCTTACCCCTAAAGGTTTCAACCCTTTACAAAAAATGCTTCCCACTAGTTCTGATTCTAGTAAACTAGAGAAGATTATTCACGATAGGGTACAAACTAATGAGGATTTGTTTAGTAAAAACTTTTCTCATGTTATCACTAACGCCCTCCTTTTTGTAGATGTTTTGGCCTTCAAAAAACACTTAGAAAAAGGATCACTTCCTGATAAATATTTCAATAGAATAGAAGCCATAGTGACCAGTGTCGTTTCCCTTTCATTAAAGTCTAAAACAGGAATCTCTGTTCATGATGATTTATTACAAAAACTCTTCGAATCGTCTGTGCGTTATAATAAGTTTTCGGATAAAGGAATAGTGACAATTGATGATTTAGACTTGAGTTATTTGAGTAATGATTTAGAAAAATTCTATCTGATTGATTTAGCCGGAATCAGTTTATGGAGCGATGAAAAAGTAGAAAATGAAGAACGTTATTTTCTTTTTAAACTCGGAGAAAAACTAAATATCCCAGAAACCTTTATCAAAGGAAGTATTGATTTTATTAATGATTTCATTGTAAAATACAAAAACGAAATTCCTTATTTTAATAATTCCAATCCCGTAAAAAACTTCTATGACCACACAACGGAAAGTGTACAAATATTAATCCGTAGAAACAAAAACAGATTGGTTAAGGAACTATCCGAAAGCAAAGAATTAATGCAACTTTTAGCTAAGTCTACTCGAAGAGAATTAGATAAAGAAGAGAAGAAAAAAATCAAAACACAATTGCTTGACATTTGTAAAACGGTACCCTCATTAACCATTTTCTTATTGCCAGGTGGAAGCTTATTGTTACCTATCCTAATCAAATTCATTCCGCAACTACTGCCCTCTTCTTTCAACGAAAACGAAGATAGAGAATAA
- a CDS encoding LysR substrate-binding domain-containing protein, translating into MTITQLKYVLAVAEHKNFTLAAEKCFVTQPTLSMQIQKIEEELGIQIFDRTKKPIQLTEIGQKIVNQSKNIVNEADRIQDIVDQQKGFIGGEFRLGIIPTIMPTLLPMFLNNFIKKYPKVKLIIEELNTDEIIVKLNNGHLDAAIAATPLKEEKIKEIVLYFEPFVAYIPEGHKSFQKQEIEIEDLNIDEILLLQDGHCFRDGILNLCKNVTTNEKAHFQIESGSFETLIKLADEGLGTTLLPYLHTLDLKEKDQLKLRHFKEPKPAREVSLIFPKNELKIHIIDALRNTIAGVIKGAIVFQNVQIISPLQQKK; encoded by the coding sequence ATGACTATCACACAACTTAAATATGTTCTTGCTGTTGCGGAACACAAGAATTTCACACTAGCTGCCGAAAAATGTTTTGTTACCCAACCTACCTTGAGTATGCAAATACAAAAAATAGAGGAAGAACTTGGTATTCAAATTTTTGACAGAACCAAAAAACCAATACAACTAACAGAAATTGGGCAAAAGATTGTCAATCAATCTAAAAATATTGTCAATGAAGCTGATAGAATTCAGGATATTGTTGACCAACAAAAAGGCTTTATTGGTGGCGAGTTCCGTTTGGGAATAATACCAACCATTATGCCAACACTGCTACCGATGTTTCTCAATAACTTTATCAAGAAATACCCAAAGGTCAAGTTGATTATTGAAGAGCTAAATACTGACGAAATCATTGTGAAACTCAACAATGGTCATTTAGATGCTGCTATTGCTGCCACTCCATTGAAAGAGGAAAAGATAAAAGAAATTGTATTGTACTTTGAGCCTTTTGTGGCTTATATTCCAGAGGGACACAAATCGTTTCAAAAACAAGAAATTGAAATCGAGGATTTGAATATTGATGAAATCTTATTGCTTCAAGATGGTCATTGTTTTAGGGATGGAATTCTGAATTTGTGTAAAAATGTAACAACTAATGAAAAGGCGCATTTTCAAATTGAAAGTGGAAGCTTTGAAACCCTGATTAAATTAGCCGATGAGGGATTGGGAACGACACTCCTTCCTTATTTACATACCTTAGATTTAAAAGAAAAAGATCAACTTAAACTACGTCATTTCAAGGAGCCTAAACCAGCACGTGAAGTGAGTTTGATTTTTCCTAAAAATGAATTGAAAATACATATTATTGATGCGTTGCGTAATACTATTGCTGGAGTGATAAAAGGTGCTATAGTATTTCAAAATGTTCAGATTATTAGTCCATTACAACAAAAAAAATAA
- the mnmD gene encoding tRNA (5-methylaminomethyl-2-thiouridine)(34)-methyltransferase MnmD: MKREIIQTNDGSTTIHLPEWNESYHSKHGAIQEAYHVFIKNGLSLFEGKPVAILEIGFGTGLNAFITFVEAQKNNQTIDYVGVEAYPVSLEEANQMNYAIEIDENQSAIFQQLHQVSWEEKNALSNIFTLTKRKQFFQDIKDEATFDLIYFDAFGFRVQPELWSEAIFAAMFKALKPNGVLVTYACRTSIKNAMVSAGFSVKKLPGAPGKREMLRATKEV, from the coding sequence TTGAAACGCGAAATTATTCAAACCAACGACGGTTCGACTACCATCCATTTACCCGAATGGAATGAAAGTTATCACTCTAAACACGGCGCTATTCAAGAAGCCTATCATGTATTTATAAAAAACGGATTGTCTCTCTTTGAAGGAAAACCTGTTGCTATCTTAGAAATTGGCTTTGGCACCGGATTAAATGCTTTCATCACTTTCGTGGAAGCCCAAAAGAACAATCAAACTATTGATTACGTTGGAGTAGAAGCCTATCCGGTTTCTTTAGAAGAAGCCAACCAAATGAACTATGCCATTGAAATTGATGAAAATCAATCTGCTATATTCCAACAACTACATCAAGTTAGTTGGGAAGAAAAGAACGCTCTTTCCAATATCTTTACTTTAACCAAACGCAAACAATTCTTTCAGGATATAAAAGACGAAGCAACATTTGACCTTATCTACTTTGACGCTTTTGGTTTCCGAGTGCAGCCTGAGCTTTGGTCAGAGGCCATCTTTGCAGCCATGTTTAAAGCTTTAAAACCAAACGGAGTATTAGTGACTTATGCTTGCCGTACATCAATTAAGAATGCTATGGTATCGGCAGGATTTTCTGTAAAAAAATTACCAGGCGCTCCAGGCAAAAGAGAGATGTTGCGCGCCACAAAAGAGGTTTAA
- the can gene encoding carbonate dehydratase — translation MSTDFYKKILENNKEWVEKTLEKDPNYFKDLAKGQTPPLLWIGCSDSRVPANEIIGAKPGEVFVHRNIANMVVHSDMNMLSVLDYAVNVLKVKHVIVCGHYGCGGVKAAMGNDSIGIIDNWIRHIKDVYRLHDTYLDSIHNEDARFNAFVEINVKEQVFDLAKTSIVQSAWRDGQELTLHGWVYGLNSGFVTDLDVNISSNKDLDEVYQLKF, via the coding sequence ATGAGTACCGATTTTTACAAAAAAATATTAGAGAACAATAAAGAATGGGTGGAGAAAACCTTAGAAAAAGATCCTAATTATTTTAAAGATTTAGCAAAAGGACAAACACCACCGTTACTATGGATAGGTTGTTCGGACAGTCGGGTTCCTGCGAATGAGATTATTGGTGCTAAACCAGGTGAAGTATTTGTACATAGAAATATTGCCAATATGGTGGTACATTCCGATATGAATATGTTGAGTGTTTTGGATTATGCTGTCAATGTCTTGAAAGTAAAACACGTTATCGTTTGTGGGCATTATGGTTGTGGTGGTGTGAAAGCAGCTATGGGAAATGACTCCATTGGAATTATTGACAACTGGATTCGTCACATTAAAGATGTTTATCGTTTACACGATACTTATTTAGATTCTATTCACAATGAAGATGCTCGTTTCAATGCTTTTGTTGAAATAAACGTAAAAGAGCAAGTGTTTGACTTAGCTAAAACATCAATTGTACAGTCGGCGTGGAGAGATGGACAAGAGTTAACCTTACATGGTTGGGTTTATGGTTTAAACTCAGGATTTGTAACCGATTTGGATGTGAACATCAGCTCCAATAAAGATTTGGATGAAGTGTATCAATTGAAATTTTAA